A stretch of Usitatibacter palustris DNA encodes these proteins:
- a CDS encoding YqiA/YcfP family alpha/beta fold hydrolase → MKTIVYLHGFISSPKSKKAVMLGDYVRSHAPTVEYLVPELTHRPAQAAAQIEKACAGRASADLTFVGSSLGGFYATALAERLDCKAVLLNPAVHPHAHFARFLGPQRNLYTGEHFELTQEHIDELHALDVEVISREERYWLVVETGDEVLDYREATRYYAGAFQTVVRGGDHSLSSFPEHLPDLVEWATT, encoded by the coding sequence ATCGAAGAAAGCGGTGATGCTGGGCGACTACGTCCGCAGCCACGCGCCCACCGTCGAATACCTCGTCCCGGAACTTACGCATCGTCCCGCCCAGGCCGCCGCCCAGATCGAGAAGGCGTGCGCCGGGCGTGCGAGCGCCGACCTCACCTTTGTCGGCAGTTCGCTGGGCGGCTTCTACGCGACCGCACTCGCCGAGCGCCTCGACTGCAAGGCCGTGCTCCTCAATCCGGCGGTCCACCCGCACGCGCACTTCGCGCGCTTCCTCGGCCCGCAGCGCAACCTGTACACCGGCGAGCACTTCGAGCTCACGCAGGAACACATCGACGAGCTCCACGCGCTCGACGTCGAGGTGATCTCGCGCGAGGAGCGCTACTGGCTCGTCGTTGAGACGGGCGACGAGGTTCTCGATTATCGCGAGGCCACGCGCTACTACGCAGGCGCTTTCCAGACCGTCGTTCGCGGGGGCGATCACTCGCTCTCGTCGTTCCCGGAGCATCTTCCCGACCTCGTCGAATGGGCCACCACGTGA